In Oceanobacillus sp. FSL K6-2867, one DNA window encodes the following:
- a CDS encoding YhcN/YlaJ family sporulation lipoprotein yields the protein MNPHFRIIFLVGILLLAACGKQEDPPLAEEQENNHIAQVKNSDPTRLENLSNTEIASHLANVASNVPSVDDAAAIVAGPYTVVGIDVNKDLDRSRVGTIKYSVSEALYHDPYGKTAIVVADGDVMERIRGMGDKIGQGHPVQGFVDELAAIVGRYMPEFPIMNNTPVEPDQNKEILSDEEQQKLDDIEGEQSNHHDNR from the coding sequence ATGAACCCGCATTTTAGGATTATATTTTTGGTTGGAATTTTACTTCTGGCAGCATGTGGAAAACAGGAGGATCCCCCTTTAGCAGAAGAGCAAGAAAATAATCATATTGCCCAAGTCAAAAACTCAGATCCCACACGCCTTGAAAACCTAAGCAATACCGAAATCGCTAGTCACCTTGCTAATGTAGCCAGCAATGTCCCAAGCGTGGACGATGCTGCAGCAATTGTAGCAGGTCCTTATACCGTTGTTGGAATTGATGTTAATAAAGATCTTGATCGATCACGGGTAGGAACAATTAAGTATTCTGTATCTGAAGCTCTTTATCATGATCCATATGGAAAAACAGCTATCGTTGTTGCTGATGGTGATGTAATGGAGAGAATCAGGGGTATGGGAGACAAGATTGGTCAAGGACATCCTGTCCAAGGCTTTGTAGATGAACTTGCAGCAATTGTCGGTCGTTATATGCCAGAGTTTCCGATTATGAATAACACCCCTGTTGAACCAGACCAAAACAAAGAAATATTATCTGATGAAGAGCAGCAAAAATTGGATGATATCGAAGGCGAACAATCCAATCACCATGATAATCGTTAA
- a CDS encoding GapA-binding peptide SR1P: MGTIICQDCQQVIADYEDEKVTTLYGTCPTCGEK, translated from the coding sequence ATGGGTACAATAATTTGTCAGGATTGCCAGCAAGTTATTGCAGATTACGAAGATGAAAAAGTAACAACTCTTTACGGTACATGTCCTACTTGTGGTGAAAAATAA
- the pyc gene encoding pyruvate carboxylase, translated as MAELKQIKKVLVANRGEIAIRVFRACTELNIRTVAIYSSEDSASFHRFKADEAYLIGKGKKPIDAYLDIEGIIDLAKEVQVDAIHPGYGFLSENINFARRCEEEGIIFIGPTSEHLNMFGDKVKAREQAEKANLPIIPGSGGAVGTVEDVEAFGEKYGYPIIIKASLGGGGRGMRIVRNEDEVREAYDRAKSEAKAAFGNDEIYVEKFIENPKHIEVQILGDKHGNIVHLHERDCSVQRRHQKVIEVAPSLSLTDELRERICNAAVDLMENVGYINAGTVEFLVTNDEFYFIEVNPRVQVEHTITEMITGIDVVQTQIKVADGYSLHDESVGIPAQEEITIHGFAIQSRITTEDPLNNFMPDTGRINAYRSGGGFGVRLDAGNAYQGAVISPHYDSLLVKVSTWALTFEQAAIKMVRNLKEFRIRGIKTNIHFLENVILHEKFLSGQYDTTFIDNTPELFVFPKRKDRGTKMLTYIANTTLNGVDGVAKKKKPEFSPLLIPEVDYHQAIPKGTKQILDEKGPEGLANWLKDQKEVLLTDTTFRDAHQSLLATRVRTTDLLHIAEPTARLLPNLFSVEMWGGATFDVAYRFLKEDPWTRLLALREKMPNVLFQMLLRSSNAVGYKNYPDNLIREFVEKSSNAGIDVFRIFDSLNWIEGMKLAIESVRENNKIAEATLCYTGDILDKGREKYDINYYKNMAKELEQSGAHILGIKDMAGLLKPEAAYQLIASLKETVDIPIHLHTHDTSGNGIYTYARAIDAGVDVVDVAAGPMSGLTSQPSAQTLYHALEGNERKPQIDINAYEEISHYWEGIREYYQDFESGMKAPHTEIYNHEMPGGQYSNLKQQAKAVGLGERWNEVKTMFRKVNDMFGDIVKVTPSSKVIGDMTLFMVQNNLTEEDIYEKGYSIDFPDSVIEFAQGFIGQPYQGFPEELQKIILKGREAITVRPGELLEPVDFKGLRDELFNSLDRQVTSFDVIAYALYPKVFMDYHHFCEQYGDMSVLDTPTFFYGMNLGEEIEVEIEKGKTLIMKLVSISEPKDDGTRVFYFELNGQSREIRVKDNSIESLLSARPKVDKSNDRQIGATMPGTVLAVNCAKGDTVAKGEHILTTEAMKMETTIQAPYEGVIKAIHVNAGDSIEVNDLLIEFE; from the coding sequence ATGGCAGAATTAAAACAGATCAAAAAAGTACTGGTTGCTAACCGTGGAGAGATTGCAATTCGGGTGTTTCGAGCTTGTACAGAGCTAAACATTCGTACGGTAGCAATTTATTCTAGTGAAGATTCAGCTTCTTTCCACCGTTTTAAAGCGGATGAAGCATATTTAATCGGTAAAGGCAAAAAGCCAATCGATGCATACTTAGATATCGAAGGAATTATTGATCTTGCAAAAGAAGTACAAGTTGATGCAATTCATCCTGGTTATGGTTTTTTATCGGAAAATATTAACTTTGCAAGACGTTGTGAAGAAGAAGGAATTATCTTTATTGGTCCTACAAGTGAGCATTTAAATATGTTCGGAGATAAAGTGAAAGCAAGAGAGCAAGCAGAAAAAGCAAATCTGCCGATCATTCCTGGCAGTGGCGGGGCTGTAGGAACAGTTGAAGATGTGGAAGCATTTGGGGAGAAATACGGATATCCAATCATTATTAAAGCATCACTAGGCGGTGGTGGTCGGGGTATGCGAATTGTCCGTAATGAGGATGAGGTTCGCGAAGCATACGATCGTGCTAAATCTGAAGCTAAAGCAGCTTTTGGTAATGATGAAATCTATGTGGAGAAATTCATCGAAAATCCAAAACACATTGAAGTGCAAATCCTTGGAGATAAGCATGGAAACATTGTTCATTTGCATGAAAGAGATTGTTCTGTACAGCGCAGACATCAAAAAGTAATAGAAGTGGCGCCGAGCTTGTCACTTACAGATGAATTACGTGAACGCATTTGTAATGCTGCAGTAGACTTGATGGAAAATGTAGGCTACATAAATGCTGGGACAGTTGAATTCCTTGTTACCAATGATGAATTTTACTTTATTGAAGTGAATCCGCGTGTGCAAGTAGAGCATACGATCACAGAAATGATTACTGGGATTGATGTTGTTCAAACGCAAATTAAAGTGGCAGATGGCTATAGTTTGCATGATGAATCGGTAGGAATACCAGCGCAGGAAGAAATTACAATTCACGGATTTGCAATTCAATCCAGGATTACAACAGAAGATCCGTTAAATAATTTCATGCCAGATACTGGAAGAATTAATGCATACCGCAGTGGCGGAGGTTTTGGTGTGCGACTTGATGCAGGGAACGCTTATCAAGGTGCTGTTATCTCACCACACTATGATTCACTGCTAGTTAAAGTTTCAACGTGGGCACTAACATTTGAACAAGCTGCAATCAAAATGGTGCGAAATTTAAAGGAATTCCGAATTCGTGGAATTAAAACGAATATTCATTTCCTGGAAAATGTAATATTGCATGAAAAATTCCTGTCGGGTCAATATGACACAACATTTATCGATAATACTCCAGAGCTTTTCGTCTTTCCAAAACGAAAAGACCGTGGTACAAAGATGCTTACCTATATTGCGAATACAACGCTGAACGGAGTAGATGGAGTGGCGAAAAAGAAAAAGCCTGAATTTTCGCCGTTGTTAATTCCGGAAGTGGACTATCATCAAGCGATTCCTAAAGGAACAAAGCAAATTTTAGATGAAAAAGGACCAGAAGGGTTAGCGAATTGGTTGAAGGACCAGAAAGAAGTATTACTAACAGATACGACTTTCCGTGATGCACATCAATCATTGTTGGCAACGCGAGTCAGAACGACGGATTTACTGCATATTGCTGAACCAACAGCTCGTCTATTGCCAAACCTATTTTCCGTAGAAATGTGGGGAGGAGCGACATTTGATGTTGCATACCGTTTCTTAAAAGAGGATCCTTGGACAAGACTGCTTGCACTGCGTGAGAAAATGCCAAATGTTTTATTCCAAATGCTATTACGTTCAAGCAATGCAGTAGGCTATAAAAATTATCCGGATAATTTAATTCGTGAATTTGTAGAAAAAAGTTCAAATGCAGGCATTGATGTTTTCCGTATTTTCGACAGCTTAAATTGGATTGAAGGAATGAAGCTTGCGATTGAATCCGTTCGTGAAAATAACAAAATCGCAGAAGCTACGCTTTGTTACACTGGTGATATTCTCGACAAAGGCCGGGAGAAATATGATATCAATTACTATAAAAACATGGCGAAAGAGCTGGAACAGTCCGGTGCCCATATTTTAGGGATTAAGGATATGGCAGGCTTATTGAAGCCAGAGGCAGCATATCAATTGATAGCTAGTTTAAAAGAAACTGTAGACATTCCGATTCATTTGCATACCCATGACACAAGTGGAAATGGAATTTATACGTATGCAAGAGCAATTGATGCCGGGGTAGACGTTGTGGACGTTGCAGCTGGTCCAATGTCTGGGTTAACTTCACAGCCGAGCGCACAGACACTTTATCATGCATTAGAAGGTAATGAACGTAAGCCTCAGATTGATATTAACGCGTATGAAGAAATTTCGCATTATTGGGAAGGTATTAGAGAATATTATCAAGATTTTGAAAGTGGAATGAAGGCACCTCATACGGAAATATATAACCATGAAATGCCTGGAGGCCAGTATAGTAATCTAAAACAGCAAGCAAAGGCAGTAGGGCTGGGAGAACGCTGGAATGAAGTAAAAACGATGTTCCGTAAGGTTAATGACATGTTTGGTGACATCGTTAAGGTAACACCTTCTTCAAAAGTAATTGGTGATATGACATTATTTATGGTTCAAAATAATTTAACTGAGGAAGATATTTATGAAAAAGGGTATTCAATTGATTTCCCAGATTCTGTTATCGAGTTTGCCCAAGGTTTTATTGGTCAGCCATATCAAGGTTTTCCAGAAGAGCTGCAGAAGATTATCCTTAAAGGAAGAGAAGCAATCACAGTGAGACCAGGGGAGTTATTGGAACCGGTTGATTTCAAAGGATTAAGAGATGAATTATTTAATTCATTAGATCGTCAAGTGACGAGCTTTGATGTAATTGCATATGCATTGTATCCTAAGGTATTTATGGATTATCATCATTTCTGTGAGCAATATGGAGATATGTCTGTCTTAGATACACCTACATTCTTCTATGGTATGAACTTAGGTGAAGAGATTGAAGTAGAAATTGAAAAGGGTAAAACGTTAATTATGAAACTTGTTTCAATTTCTGAACCAAAGGATGATGGTACGCGCGTTTTCTATTTTGAATTAAATGGACAGTCACGTGAAATCAGAGTTAAAGATAATAGTATTGAGTCCCTGCTTTCTGCAAGACCGAAAGTCGATAAGTCAAACGATAGGCAAATTGGTGCTACAATGCCAGGAACTGTGCTTGCTGTTAATTGTGCAAAGGGAGATACTGTTGCCAAGGGAGAACATATTCTAACAACAGAGGCAATGAAAATGGAAACAACTATTCAAGCACCATACGAAGGCGTAATTAAGGCAATTCACGTGAATGCTGGAGATTCAATAGAAGTAAATGATTTGCTGATTGAATTTGAATAA
- a CDS encoding YlaN family protein, which translates to MPEATIDHREKAHALLKADADNILRLIEVQIENLTMPQCPVYEDVLDTQMFGLSREIDFAVRLDLISENEGRALLENLEKKLNILHEASQNSV; encoded by the coding sequence ATGCCAGAGGCGACTATCGATCACCGTGAAAAAGCCCATGCCCTTCTTAAGGCTGACGCTGACAACATATTACGACTAATTGAAGTTCAAATAGAGAATTTAACGATGCCGCAATGTCCAGTCTATGAAGATGTTTTGGATACGCAAATGTTTGGTCTCTCAAGGGAAATTGATTTTGCTGTGCGTCTAGACTTAATCAGCGAGAATGAAGGAAGAGCACTTCTTGAGAATCTTGAGAAGAAGCTTAACATATTGCATGAAGCTTCACAAAATTCGGTTTGA
- a CDS encoding inositol monophosphatase family protein produces the protein MDETIRNDIYDQAVQWVLEAGTIIKDEMNAPLDIETKSNPNDLVTVLDKRIEAYFVKNIKEQYSNHLIVGEEGYGDSITSLKGTVWIIDPIDGTMNFVHQKRNFAISVGIYQDGVGEIGIIYDVMSDILYHAKKGEGAYKNKEKLPQLTTDVKLTNAIIGMNHFWLCKNRLVDETTTQDFVKEVRGTRSYGSAALEFAYTAEGIENGYLSLGLSPWDVAAGIVIVNEVGGVTTDIDGNKINMLEKSSILTCNPILQDEIISFLQRGRK, from the coding sequence ATGGATGAAACGATTCGCAATGACATATATGATCAGGCTGTACAATGGGTATTGGAAGCAGGAACGATCATTAAAGATGAAATGAATGCTCCATTGGATATTGAGACGAAGTCAAACCCTAATGATCTGGTTACGGTATTGGATAAACGCATCGAAGCGTACTTTGTAAAGAACATAAAAGAGCAATATAGCAATCATCTTATTGTTGGTGAAGAGGGCTACGGTGATTCCATTACATCTCTTAAGGGTACTGTTTGGATTATTGATCCAATTGATGGGACGATGAACTTTGTTCATCAGAAAAGAAACTTTGCAATTTCTGTTGGGATATATCAAGATGGTGTCGGTGAAATTGGGATTATCTATGATGTTATGTCAGATATTTTATACCATGCAAAAAAAGGCGAGGGCGCTTATAAAAATAAGGAGAAATTACCCCAGCTCACCACAGATGTTAAATTAACAAATGCTATTATAGGGATGAATCATTTTTGGCTATGTAAAAATAGACTTGTAGATGAAACAACGACGCAGGACTTTGTGAAAGAAGTACGTGGAACAAGATCGTATGGATCTGCTGCATTAGAGTTCGCATATACTGCCGAAGGAATTGAAAATGGATATTTATCATTAGGGCTATCCCCGTGGGACGTAGCAGCTGGTATTGTAATTGTAAATGAAGTTGGTGGTGTCACGACGGATATTGACGGGAATAAAATTAATATGCTTGAAAAATCATCAATTCTTACTTGTAACCCAATTTTACAAGATGAAATAATATCATTTTTACAGCGTGGAAGAAAGTGA
- a CDS encoding heme A synthase, whose product MIKFLRTLSLIATISMLFLLLGGALVTKTGSEDGCGDSWPLCEGELIPSEFTFEMVIELSHRAVSGAAGIVVLTLAILSWIKIGHVREVKFLAFSSVFFIILQALIGAAAVVWGQSDFVLAAHFGISLLSFAAVFLLMLLIFELDKKLHTESLFIKKNHRLQIYALSIYTMVVVYTGALVRHTESNLVCGDWPFCTNTTPLSFSDYDFNQWVQMGHRFAAGILFIWTLILMINMIKNYRSNNVMYWGWIITFILISLQVLFGALIIFTLLNLGVALMHALVISCYFGMLSYFILLSNRSAKKEKTGMAK is encoded by the coding sequence ATGATTAAATTTTTACGAACCTTATCATTAATTGCAACAATTTCAATGCTTTTTCTTCTATTAGGAGGAGCATTGGTTACAAAGACTGGCTCTGAGGATGGCTGTGGGGATAGCTGGCCGCTTTGTGAAGGTGAATTAATACCATCTGAATTTACTTTTGAAATGGTAATTGAGTTAAGCCATCGCGCTGTTTCTGGAGCAGCTGGAATCGTTGTACTAACACTAGCAATTTTATCCTGGATTAAAATTGGTCATGTCCGTGAAGTGAAATTCCTGGCATTTTCTTCTGTTTTCTTTATTATCCTGCAGGCATTAATTGGTGCAGCAGCTGTAGTTTGGGGACAGTCCGATTTTGTACTTGCTGCCCATTTCGGTATATCTTTATTATCGTTTGCAGCAGTCTTCCTGCTCATGCTGCTAATTTTTGAATTAGATAAGAAGTTACATACCGAATCACTATTTATTAAAAAAAATCATCGCTTGCAGATTTACGCGCTATCCATCTATACAATGGTTGTAGTGTACACAGGTGCGCTGGTACGACATACTGAATCCAATCTTGTTTGTGGTGACTGGCCATTCTGTACAAATACCACTCCACTTTCTTTTTCTGATTATGATTTTAATCAGTGGGTACAGATGGGACACCGATTCGCGGCAGGTATACTGTTTATTTGGACATTAATCTTAATGATTAACATGATCAAAAACTATCGTTCCAACAATGTAATGTATTGGGGATGGATTATTACATTTATTTTGATTTCCCTGCAGGTTTTATTTGGTGCATTGATTATATTTACTTTACTAAACCTTGGTGTAGCACTAATGCATGCATTAGTAATCTCCTGCTACTTTGGAATGCTAAGTTATTTTATCCTCCTATCAAACAGGAGTGCTAAAAAAGAAAAAACAGGAATGGCTAAATAG
- a CDS encoding YlaI family protein, with amino-acid sequence MQVKCSLCDKVEEIEDHCLQAKRLRNRRIYMYLCNHCYDRIEVKTNERLSTGDFKLYRENKKEDQYI; translated from the coding sequence ATGCAAGTAAAATGCTCTCTTTGTGATAAAGTGGAAGAAATTGAAGATCATTGCCTGCAAGCAAAAAGACTAAGAAACAGAAGAATATACATGTATCTTTGCAATCATTGTTATGACCGGATTGAAGTTAAAACAAATGAAAGGCTTTCTACAGGGGATTTCAAACTATACCGGGAAAATAAAAAAGAAGACCAGTATATATAA
- the ftsW gene encoding putative lipid II flippase FtsW, with protein sequence MLKRLKDYDFTLMITPILLAGFGIVMIYSASMVTAVVEGNESTHYLIRQSVWFVVGMLGFILCSIFPYKYYQKLMKFIILFIVILLVAVLIFGNSVNNAKSWFQIGPASMQPAEFAKLGLIMYLASVYSKKQAYINQFNTGVLPPLILTGIVLGLIVLQPDIGTASIIFLIACTVIFSSGIRLKHLSILIAIGVVLALLAGPFLVTDERLSRFTGAYEPFATPDSDGYQLIQSYVAIGVGGITGEGLGQSVQKLGYLVEAHTDFIMAIVAEELGFIGVLIVIGMLAIIVLRGIFIARKCNDSFGALLALGISSMVGIQTFINLGSISGLLPITGVPLPFVSYGGSSLLIMLISMGILNNIASEVKTQENDGIKEKSNVERKTINYNRSDKRWQN encoded by the coding sequence ATGCTTAAGAGATTAAAAGACTACGATTTTACCTTAATGATTACACCAATACTATTAGCTGGTTTTGGGATTGTCATGATTTATAGCGCAAGTATGGTGACAGCCGTTGTAGAAGGAAACGAAAGTACGCATTATTTAATACGCCAATCGGTTTGGTTTGTAGTCGGAATGTTAGGTTTTATCCTGTGCAGCATATTTCCTTACAAGTACTATCAGAAACTAATGAAGTTTATTATTTTATTCATTGTTATCTTGCTTGTCGCTGTGCTTATTTTCGGGAATTCTGTAAATAACGCGAAATCATGGTTCCAAATTGGTCCAGCTAGTATGCAACCAGCAGAATTTGCGAAGCTCGGTCTGATTATGTATCTGGCTTCCGTCTATTCGAAGAAACAAGCATACATAAATCAGTTTAATACAGGTGTGTTGCCACCGCTCATACTTACTGGAATTGTTTTAGGACTAATCGTCCTTCAACCAGATATCGGAACTGCATCGATTATTTTTCTGATTGCTTGTACCGTTATTTTTAGTTCAGGGATACGATTGAAACACCTTTCTATCTTGATCGCAATAGGTGTGGTACTAGCATTGCTTGCCGGACCCTTTTTAGTTACAGATGAAAGGCTATCACGATTTACGGGGGCTTATGAGCCTTTTGCAACTCCAGATTCTGATGGATATCAATTAATCCAATCCTATGTTGCTATTGGTGTTGGTGGAATAACTGGCGAAGGACTAGGTCAAAGTGTACAAAAGCTAGGCTATCTGGTGGAAGCCCATACAGATTTCATTATGGCAATTGTAGCTGAAGAGCTAGGCTTTATTGGCGTACTTATTGTGATAGGAATGCTGGCAATCATCGTATTGCGTGGTATTTTTATAGCTAGAAAATGCAACGATAGTTTCGGGGCATTACTAGCATTAGGAATTTCTTCCATGGTTGGAATTCAAACATTTATAAACCTTGGATCAATTAGTGGACTGCTACCGATTACCGGTGTACCACTTCCGTTTGTTAGTTATGGAGGCTCATCACTTCTCATTATGTTGATTTCAATGGGGATTCTTAACAATATTGCAAGTGAAGTTAAGACGCAGGAAAATGATGGAATCAAAGAGAAGTCGAATGTAGAAAGAAAAACGATTAATTATAACAGGAGTGATAAAAGATGGCAGAATTAA
- a CDS encoding UPF0223 family protein translates to MNYEYPIDEMWSTKEIIDVVNFFSLVEKAYENKVRREEILMLYRRFKQIVPSKSEEKKLFSAFEASSGYSSYHTVKRARDSSNDYIKM, encoded by the coding sequence ATGAATTACGAATACCCAATTGATGAAATGTGGTCAACAAAGGAAATTATTGATGTGGTGAATTTTTTTTCGCTTGTAGAGAAGGCATATGAAAATAAAGTCAGACGAGAGGAAATCTTAATGCTGTATCGGCGATTTAAACAGATTGTACCTTCAAAAAGTGAAGAAAAGAAACTGTTCTCAGCATTTGAAGCATCTTCAGGCTACTCAAGTTACCATACTGTTAAAAGAGCGAGAGACTCGAGCAATGATTATATTAAAATGTAA
- a CDS encoding YlaH-like family protein has protein sequence MDGFRVVFDYVVERNGIENIFWIFYVMNFILCAIAYELGFARKLPPIKKVFVYILLLIGTYILTIFTTVMRMPTIESLIVIIFVLAVYRIRLHFQRKANNE, from the coding sequence ATGGATGGTTTCAGGGTTGTATTTGATTACGTAGTAGAAAGAAATGGTATCGAAAATATATTTTGGATATTTTATGTAATGAATTTTATACTTTGTGCAATTGCTTATGAACTTGGATTCGCTCGTAAATTGCCACCAATAAAAAAGGTTTTTGTTTATATTCTATTGTTAATTGGAACGTATATTTTAACGATATTTACTACTGTAATGCGTATGCCGACAATTGAAAGCCTTATCGTTATTATTTTTGTATTGGCTGTATATAGAATTAGACTCCATTTCCAAAGAAAAGCAAATAATGAATAA
- a CDS encoding DUF1054 domain-containing protein: protein MTFQGFKREDFDTFTIDGLDERMKAIQTRIQPKFQEMGLELVDYIAAQVGNEMYLHIAKHARRTVNPPKDTWLAIADNKRGYKKHPHFQIGLFDDHLFMWLALIYELPNKQEIAKSFITSFEKIKQLPDNFVVSLDHMDKNSIPIQDLEMKHLERFRDVKKAEFLIGIHVPAESDLAADGEKLIDTAKETFRTLMPFYQLALQSRN, encoded by the coding sequence TTGACTTTTCAAGGATTTAAACGCGAAGATTTCGATACTTTTACAATAGATGGTCTTGATGAACGCATGAAAGCAATTCAAACAAGAATTCAGCCCAAATTTCAGGAAATGGGATTAGAACTCGTTGATTACATAGCAGCACAAGTAGGGAATGAAATGTATTTACATATTGCTAAACATGCTAGGAGAACGGTTAATCCACCAAAGGACACTTGGTTAGCAATCGCGGATAACAAACGAGGTTATAAAAAACATCCACACTTTCAAATTGGTCTATTTGATGATCATTTGTTCATGTGGCTGGCATTAATTTACGAATTGCCAAATAAACAGGAAATTGCGAAATCCTTTATCACATCGTTTGAAAAAATTAAACAGCTTCCAGACAATTTTGTTGTTTCTTTAGATCACATGGATAAAAATTCAATACCAATTCAAGATTTAGAAATGAAACATCTGGAACGCTTCAGAGATGTAAAAAAAGCTGAGTTTTTAATCGGTATTCATGTACCAGCAGAGAGTGATTTAGCAGCGGATGGAGAAAAGCTAATCGATACAGCGAAAGAAACCTTCCGCACTCTAATGCCATTCTATCAATTGGCACTACAGTCACGTAACTAG
- a CDS encoding polysaccharide deacetylase family protein, whose protein sequence is MKRITLIILIIGIAMFSACASNAETTSHGKSSTEKEENKNQEHVQESEDEKKSGGEESEEDAAGIEKDEHPNEAQYRISENWSVIPIKEETNEDVVLLTFDDAPDKNAVKMAKTLKDIDAQAIFFVNGHFIDTPEEEEKLKEIHEMGFMIGNHTFSHATLPDISEAEQKEEIISLNDRIEEIIGERPLFFRAPHGANTDYSIQVAEEDGMTVMNWTYGYDYFEPYMNAEKLAEAMISGEGPEVDVPYSLLKPGANLLMHDREWTAEALPDIVEGLREKGYEILDPALIETK, encoded by the coding sequence ATGAAAAGGATTACATTAATTATTCTTATTATTGGCATAGCAATGTTTTCAGCTTGTGCAAGCAATGCGGAAACAACGAGTCACGGAAAATCATCAACTGAAAAGGAAGAAAATAAAAATCAAGAACATGTCCAGGAATCGGAGGATGAAAAAAAGAGTGGGGGTGAAGAATCGGAAGAAGATGCAGCTGGAATCGAAAAGGACGAGCATCCTAATGAAGCACAGTATAGGATTTCAGAAAATTGGTCCGTAATCCCAATAAAAGAAGAAACGAATGAAGATGTTGTACTGCTAACATTTGATGATGCACCTGATAAAAATGCTGTTAAAATGGCTAAGACATTAAAGGATATAGACGCTCAAGCAATATTCTTTGTAAATGGCCATTTTATCGATACACCTGAAGAAGAAGAAAAGCTCAAGGAAATTCATGAAATGGGATTTATGATTGGTAATCATACGTTTAGCCATGCAACATTGCCAGATATATCTGAAGCAGAACAAAAAGAGGAAATTATAAGTCTTAATGACCGAATAGAAGAAATTATTGGTGAGCGACCATTATTCTTCCGAGCCCCGCATGGAGCTAATACAGATTACTCGATTCAAGTTGCAGAAGAGGATGGTATGACAGTAATGAACTGGACATATGGCTATGATTATTTTGAGCCTTATATGAACGCAGAAAAGCTTGCAGAAGCAATGATCTCAGGTGAAGGTCCAGAAGTGGATGTACCGTATTCCCTGCTGAAGCCAGGAGCAAATCTACTGATGCATGACAGGGAGTGGACAGCTGAAGCATTGCCTGACATTGTGGAAGGTTTACGGGAAAAAGGTTATGAAATACTTGACCCAGCACTTATCGAAACAAAGTAA
- a CDS encoding DUF5325 family protein: protein MKNINVPMLFLAILVVAMFFLVGLAIAFRNIWFILLFLILGFAIFGYGLSLKKRRK, encoded by the coding sequence ATGAAGAATATTAATGTTCCTATGCTTTTTTTAGCAATTCTTGTTGTTGCGATGTTCTTTCTGGTCGGACTCGCTATCGCATTCCGCAATATTTGGTTTATCTTACTTTTCCTTATACTCGGATTTGCAATTTTTGGTTATGGTTTATCCTTAAAAAAAAGAAGAAAGTGA
- a CDS encoding lipoprotein — protein MNKLLFLISILLLLAGCHYKEDVINAISFNPSEYRVMILPAESVEEIDDKYVDAIIDIKAKYPTEFSDAKKVEIDPAEMDIPLESNDTTLIIQKNGQTIAQLSSNMTKNEIIEQLEFTLEDGTKAQAPG, from the coding sequence ATGAACAAATTATTATTTTTAATTTCTATTCTTTTGTTGCTTGCAGGCTGCCACTATAAAGAGGATGTTATTAATGCTATTTCCTTTAACCCGTCAGAATATCGAGTCATGATTCTCCCAGCAGAATCGGTTGAAGAAATTGATGATAAATATGTTGATGCTATAATTGATATAAAAGCAAAATATCCTACTGAGTTTTCAGATGCAAAAAAGGTTGAAATTGACCCTGCCGAAATGGATATTCCGTTAGAAAGCAATGATACTACTCTAATCATTCAAAAGAATGGACAGACAATTGCACAACTTTCTTCTAACATGACCAAAAATGAGATTATAGAGCAATTGGAATTTACTTTAGAAGATGGAACAAAAG